The genomic region CAGTCTGTCTGGTCTTCTCTCCAgtttccgcccctcccccctcaaggGGGCAGGAGAGGCACTCTCAGCCTTGCTAAGGTTTGTGGGAGACATCAAAGCAGATTCGGGCCTTCTGTGGAGTCTCACTTGGGCAGGGGTCTTAAATGGGTTAGCACGGGGAATTAGTAACAGAGATTCAGACTCAGCGTCCAGGAGAGGCAGCTCGTGCAGGGAGTGTGAAGCCAAGCAGGATCCTTTATAAACTTCCATCACATTACAGGCAGTGCGCTCTTGAAACCCGATCTGTTCTTTTCCAGGACGTAGCTAAACTAGGCTGCCTAGATGCTTGCCATTATTTGGGTGAATTTCACGTTAACTGgggttttcctcctttttgatTCTTCTCTTGAAGGTTGGCTTCAGGCACTTCAAGTCTATTTGCCGGCCAACCACTATCATGGATCAGAACTGTGGGGGCTCAGGAAAAATATGTTGTATAAAAACTTTACATGAAATGGGGTTTAAGTAATTAACATTAAAGGTGGCTACAATCAGATTGGCTATTCTATGGATTTTAGACCTACAGGAGTTCATTCTAAGTACAGCCCTGGCTTTTAGGCCCTAGCATTTTTTGTCAATGAGTTACTGTAACAACAACGAGGCCATCAACAGGTGTTTAAGAAGTTCACGTGGGAGTAGAGAGAACAAATGATGCCCCTGACGTGACACACAAGGTGTGCACAGAGGTCCTGTTCTGGTGTGAACTTCCTTCCACCGACTGAAGACGCACCGCATTGCCAGGGCCCTTCCACAAAGGTCTGGCGATTTGGAGCCCTCGGGAGGGCTCTGAACAAAACACAGACAGACAACACAGACCTCTGCTCGCTGccgcagctccctccctcctcgcTGCTCTCCAGCCGGTCATTTCGTGCAGGAGGGAGGCTGGAAAAGTGGGCTTTTGTGTCCAGAGCGGGTGCTAAACTAGACGAAGGTAATAATTCGGAGCCCAGAGTATCACAGCCACCTCCCACCCGTGCACCTTCTCTTCTACAGAAGTGTTCACACAAGAGCTGCCAGGTTTGCTGAGAGCTCAGTCCTGTAAACGACACAGTGACGGCAGGGACCCTGGTGGCGCGGGCAGGGCCTGCCCCAGCGGGAGCAATGCCCCCAGGCTGGTGAGAGCCTCCGTGGCCCAACGTCAGGGACATCTGTGTGACTGAGGCCCACCCAGGCTGCGCCCAGCTTTGGAGCAGGGGCTTGCCACGGGGCCCCGCACTCTGTCCTGGACACGAAGCTGCTGGCGACTGCGACAGCGTGCCCCCAGGGCCGTGACACGCTCTTGCCCTGCCCTCCAGGCACACGGGCCCCCTCGCTCTCCGGGGCGTGCAGCTGCTGCAGCCGGCCACGGCGCACGGCCACACTCGGGGCCCAGCGCCCGGGGCCCACGGCAGCTTGCACGCGGCGCTCCAGGGCCGGCGGCGGGAGATGGGAGTCCCCACCTCCAGGGCCGGCGGCGGGGCACGGTCCCCCCACCCCGAGGGCCGCCAGCGGCGGGGGGATGCCCCCTGCAGGGGCCGGCGGCGGGGCACGGTCCCCCCACCCCGAGGGCCGCCAGCGGCGGGGCACGGCCCCCCACCCCGAGGGCCGCCAGCGGCGGGGGGATGCCCCCTGCAGGGGCCGGCGGCGGGGCACGGTCCCCCCACCCCGAGGGCCGCCAGCGGCGGGGGGATGCCCCCTGCAGGGGCCGGCGGCGGGGCACGGTCCCCCCACCCCGAGGGCCGCCAGCGGCGGGGGGATGCCCCCTGCAGGGGCCGGCGGCGGGGCAcggtcccccccaccccgagggccGCCAGCGGCGGGGGGATGCCCCCTGCAGGGGCCGGCGGCGGGGCACGGTCCCCCCACCCCGAGGGCCGCCAGCGGCGGGGGGATGCCCCCTGCAGGGGCCGGCGGCGGGGCACGGTCCCCCCACCCCGAGGGCCGCCAGCGGCGGGGGGATGCCCCCTGCAGGGGCCGGCGGCGGGGCacggtcccccctcccccagggccgtGCACAGCGGGGCTTCTGCGCCGAGCGGGGCGCCGGCCACGGGAGGGCAAGAGGCGCCCAACCGGCCCGGGGCCGCCCCTCGCCAAGACATTCAAGACGGCGGGACCGCAGCCGCTGGGAGACGCCCCAGACCCGCCCGCCCTTCCATCGCCGGAAAGAACCAAACCCGACAGAACCCCCTTCCCGGCATGAcctccgcccccgcccgcccgggACCCCAGCCCAGGCCGCGGGCGGACGGGCGCTGCGCTGTCCCGAGACCCTCGCGGCCCGCCCCGAGCCCCCTCACGGCTCCCCAAGGGGCCCGCCCCGGGCCCCCTCACCTCGCCGCGCGGCGGCCATCttcccgcccggccccgcccgctGAGTCCGCCGCGATCCCAGCAGTCTCTCGGCTCCGCACCATTCGCGTCCCTTCGGCCATTTTCGCTTCTGCTCCCGAAGGGACCCGCCCGCGCTGCGCTTCGGGAGTCGATTCGATCCGCGGCCGAGGCCCGTGCGACCCGTCCGGCAGCGCTCGGGCACTTTCGTTCAAGAGGAGCCGGAGAGCCGAGGCTCGGGAGTACCCGGGCTCGGCAGCGTTCGGCTCTGTTCGGCTCCGCCTCGGACGGACTCGGCTCCCGCTCGCGGCGGGGGCGGGCGGAGCCTGCGGCGAGAGGTTCTCTGGGCCCGGCCGCGCTGCGTTGGAGATCGGCGAGATTCGGCCCCGCAGTCGGCGACCCTGTTGCGGGGGGCGACGGGTGGCGCCGCTCTCTTAGGcgctgagtgggggggggggggggggtgtagcgCAGAGCCGCTCGGAAGCCGTCGTGCCGCCTCGGGCCAATTCGGACCGACTCGGCCCCGCACTTCGGGCCGCTTCGGCCCTCCTCGGTTCCGGACTCTTGGCCGTCGGCAGGGCTCGACTAGGCCGCTTCGTGCCGGTTCGGCCCCTGTTCGGGCGGCCTCGGCTCGGCGGGGCGGGCGGCTTCGGGCaggctcggctcggctcggctcggctgGCAGCTTCGGGCGGCCTCGGCTCGCCTCGGCTCGGCTCGGGCGGCCCTGTTCCCGCGGCGCGCTTCGGGCTCCGTCCCGGCCTTCGGGCGGCCCCGGCCGGCGCCTTCGGGCGGGCTCGGCGGAGTCCGGATGGAGGACTCGGACTCGGCCGCCAAGCAGCTGGGCCTGGCCgaggcggcggcggtggcggccgCGGCCGCtgtggcggcggcggccgcggccgcgGCGGGAGGCGAGGCGGAGGAGCCGGTGCTCAGCAGGGACGAGGACTCGGAGGAGGACGGGGACTCGGAGGCAGAGCGCGAGACACGGCGGGTGACGGCCGTGGCGGTGATGGCCGCCGAGCCCGGGCACATGGACATAGGCGCCGAGGCCCTACCGGGCCCCGACGAGGCCGCCGCGGCCGCAGCCTTTGCAGGCAAGTGCCGCCCGCCCGCGGTTCCCGCGCACCTGCGGCGCACCTGCCCCGCGCACCTGCGCGCACCTGCCCCGCACGCCCTGCCTCCCACGCACACCTGCCCTGCGCGCGCCCCGGCGACCGGCCTGCCGCTGCTCCCCCGAACACATGCCTCCCGCACGCCTCGCACCTACCTGGCGCGCCTGACGCTGCGGCACGCCTGCCCACGTCACCGGCCGGCCCCGCCCGCTGTGCGCACTACCCCGGACCTGCTTCCCAGACCTCTTAACTGGTgcctgctcccccgccccccgcgtgCCGCGCTCTGCGCTCCTTCCAGAACCTTCCCGCTGCCTGCTCTTGCCTTGCCTGTCTTCTTCCCTGTCTCTGCCTGGCGCGGGTGACCCCGGGGGCCGGGGGATCGGACGTGGGTCCTGCCCCGGAGGGGCTTGAGGGTGGGTGTGTCTGGTCACCGGGAATCGTGGGCGTTAGTTCAGGGGTGACCTGAGAGCCAGGGGGCAAGACAGTGCTCACCCAGCCCGGGAGGCCCCGTGACCTCTGGGAGCAGAGGCCAGCTCGGGAGGCCCCGTGACCTCTGGGAGCAGAGGTCGGCGTCGTGCTTTGACTCCCCAGATTGCCCTCCTGTCGGCCCCAGTGTGTCTCCCCAGATGGTAGGGGAGACAGCTCCGCCCTACTCGCGGCCCTTCGGCCATTTTCGCTTCTGCTCCTGAAGGGACCCGCCCGCGCGCCGCGCTTCGGGGGTCGATTCGATCCGCGGCCGAGGCCCGTGCGACCCGCCGGCCGCGCTCGGGCACTTCCGTACAAGAGGAGCCGGAGAGCCGAGGCTCGGGAGTACCCGGGCTCGGCAGCGTTCGGCTCTGTTCGGACCCAAAGATGGTAGAGACTGCCCCAGGTGTCGCGCCCCGTCCCAACCGGGAGCGCCCCAGGGGCGCCGGAGGCCCCCGAGGACTCGGAGGTGTGCGTGGGAACCCCGGCAGAGCATCGCCATGTCGTTGTCAGGCGCTTTCACCTAAGGAGCGCCCAGGTTTGGGGGCTGGCGGCAGCCTCCTCGCGCCTCGGCCTGGTCACTGCAGGTGTTCCTCCGGCAGGTGCAGGCCAGGTCCTGCTTTGCCCCAGTGCCGTGGTCTGTGTGTGGCCTGCCTGGGGGCCTCACGAGGGAGGGAAGAAGCTTTGCGGCTGTTAGAGCCTGCGGTTCTTGTGGCTAAACTGGTTTAATGTTGGGATTTTGGACCATGaagtttttcttcagttttttgtgctttttgcatAATGTTTTTTTCTGGATGCGGAAAAGAAATGTGATACCATTCATCACAGCCTCAGAGAAATGAGTTGTTTTTCCTGCAAAATTTTATAGTTGTGTTTTTGCATACTTGAAAGCATTACAACTTTTCTGTCATAAGTTCCTGAGGTCGGGTAATTTCCAGGTGGAAGTAACTCAGCGGGACATGTTGCCCGTCTGAGCCCACCTCCTCTGGGCAGACAGCTGCTTGGCCGAGTCCGGTGTGTTCAGGCAGGGATCTCCTCGGCACTCCTGGGGTGTGGTCTAGGGGAGGACACAGACGGGGGACAGGTGTTCAGTGGCGTGTGAGGGCGCTGGCATCATGGAATATGCAGGACTCTCTGGGCCCGTGTTTGTGGGGCACTTCCCGTGTGCCAGAGACTGCCCCAGGCACGGGCCGTTCTAGAGCGCTGTGTGACCCAGCCCcggagagggaaggaaagccgCTGCAGTGTGCAGTGAGGGGGGCGGGCGCTGAAGGGACCTGAGCCTGCCCTGTGCTGACCTGGAGAGGGGGGTCGGGAAGGGAGGGAACTGTCTGTCGGTGACACGGCAGGTGTCTGATCACAGGATGATCACAGGATGCTTGGAGCCTTGGTGTGTGGTTTTCTCCTGAAAGGGAGCAAGAAGCCCAGGGGCGGCTCAGTAGGACAGTGGCGGGGGCGGGTTTTCACTGCAAATGAGAAAGGCTCTAATGCCAGGAGagcctttcctctctctttttctaagacCCAGATCACCTAGCCTATGGTCTAGAAGTATTGAGTGAGCACTTAGTGTACAAACGTTGAGAGTCCCCTGGTTAGAAGTGCAGATAACTGACGGAGAGATGCTGTTTGGGGGCCCAAGTGGGAGGCCCCCAGCTCTGACAGTATGCTGAATCAGACTCCTGTGTTGCAGAGGTGACCACGGTGACCGTGGCCAATGTGGGCGCCTCCGCAGACAACGTCTTCACCACGTCCGTGGCGAATGCCGCCTCCCTCTCGGGACACGTTCTGGTAAGCTGCCCTGCGAGCACTTTTCCCCAGAACCCAGAGGGCATCTTCCCTAAGCCTGGCTGTCCCAGAGGCCTGCTCTGGGTTCCTTGGGTGCCCTGAGGGGTGTGACTGTGCTCCTGTCTCCCGGTCAGTCCTGGCCAGATGACCGCACAATGGGGGACTCTCCTGGAGCTTTGCCACAGCCATCAGTTACGGTTTCTCTCTAGCCTTGATCACACACCTGGGACACTATATCCCTGGAAGCAAAGTTACTGTCGTTGGCATGGCAACAAACAGAAAACTTGCGCTCTTAATTATAATAGCAGACTACAGATTTCAGAAACTTGCTTTATTTCTTAGGGTGTCAGAATGCATATGAGTTGATAGCCATCTGACAGTTTCATGCTTCCAACTGGTCTCTCCTTCCCAGCAGATTCTGGTTTGTCCTCTTTTCTAGAAAGCACTGGAGCCAGAGGGTCAGGGAGCTGGGGTGCAGCCTCCTGGATGCAGTGCTTGCAGTAGGCTCTGAGGACAGGAAGACCCGCAGACTTAGTGTGATCTGGGTCTCAAATATCTGTATATTCTCATTGGCCTTAATAAGGAAAATAGTTTTGTGATTTGTAAATGAACACAGAATGTTCCCTTTTTCCAGTAGAGTTGCTTGTGTTAAGTGATTCAGACATGAGCAGTGTTGACACGCTTACTGAGGCAATGACTCTCCAGGTGTATGAGCCCAGGCATGGGTGtaatatgcacatgtgtgtgtgtctgtgtgctcGTGGGGTGGAGGTCCCTCGACTCCACAATGAGCTGGTACTCACTTCCCCTGATTTGATTTTCAGATGTAAGGAAAGGTCTTTTCACTTTGCCTTCGTCGGTTCTATTCTCACCATGAAAGCATCAGAGCACCCCAGGATGTTGGGTTTGAACAGGCTGCTTGGAGTGAGTGTCATCTACCCCAGGGCTGTCTGGGAAAAGCCTTGAGAGTTTGTTTGCCAGAGCCCCGTGAGGTGTGCGCCTAGGGCCAgcagggatgggagaggggcATCTGGCTCTCCCGGGGAGCAGGGCAGCTTGAAGGGTGAGGCCAGGCCAGCCCAGAGGAAGTAGGTGCTGTCATGGTAGCCCCTGGCCACCGTGGACAGATGTATGAGCAGCGTGGTTGGGGAGGTCCTGGTGTCTGGTGGCCATCGGTAGAGCTGTGCATGGGGCATGGGCATGAAAAGGGAATCCTGCCCCAGACCCCGGCTGTGACTGTGGACTTGTCTCTCAGAACCCTCGCTAGAAACCTGTGAACTTGCAGAGGCTGCTCAGGTAGACGTGAGGGTACTTCCTGTTTCCAGGGTGTATTTGTGggacatgtttattttttccctgtgGCAGGCGGTTGTGAGCATTTGCTCAGGGCCTCCCGGAGCATTGTCTTTCTTGTTCTTGGCTCTGTGTTTAGGTGTTTTAGGGGCGTCTTTGAAAGAGGCCCCGGAATCCCAGTCGGTGCCCTTGTTGGTGATGGTGAGCAAGGACCAGGCGACAGGCCGTGCAGCTGTTGTCTGAGACGACTTAGGGGACGTTCTTTCTTCCAGTCTGGCAGGACGGCGCTGCAGATCGGGGACAGCCTGAACACTGAGAAGGCCACGCTGATTGTCGTGCACACGGACGGGAGCATCGTGGAGACGGCCGGGCTGAAGGGGCCAGCTGCTCCGCTTACTCCAGGTGTTGCCCGTTCCCGCCCCCGGCTTTCCAGAGCAGAACGCATCTGAGCGCTCGCGGGTTCACTCTGGAATTGGCTTCTTTAGTTTTGTGGTAAACTTGGAATAGGAATATTATTGTCTGAGGAGAGAAAGTGGGCTTTTCCAGGCCGAAGAGGAGCTGCCCAGAGCGGAAGGGGACGGTGCTGCTGTGTTGGGGTGGTAGCGGTAGGACCCGCCGTTAGAGTCCAGGAGGTGCTTGTATTTTTCCGGTTGTGCTGGGAGTGTCCCGCAtctcttattttcaaaatgcttcCTTTGCTCAAGGCCCTCAGTGCCCTCCAAGCCCTGCTGCTCCCGGCCAAGAAAGAGGCGGAACCAAATACAACTGGGACCCCTCGGTGTACGACAGCGAGCTGCCCGTGCGCTGCCGGAACATCAGCGGCACGCTGTTCAAGAGCCGGCTGGGCTCAGGTGAGGCGGCGTGGGCCCCCGCTGCACAGGATGCAGACACGCCCTTCCCCTGGTGGCTGCGCAGGGCCCGGGCCCAGTGAAGCAGGCTGGGCTCGCGGCCCCTGGGCACTAGAGCTGAGGCCGGGACAGGTTTGGGGCGTGGCGGGGGCACAGTGAGAAGACATAGTGATccgtggaggagggagagcaCGGGGAGAGGCAGGCCTGGAGTGCGCTCCCTAAGTTCCCGGGTCAGCTTGGGGACCCGTAGCGATGGGGACCCACCCCCATTCTGGGAGTGGGGCAGATGTCACGAGCTCCGTGTGAGACCATGTTGGGCCTTTGTTGCCCGTGGCCGGGGAGCAGACAGATAAAGTAGGCAGGCGTGGCCTGCACGTGTGATGTCGTGGTGGGGGCTGTCCATGGGAAAGGGTGAGATCGCGCAGGCCCAGGTGGGGGCTCTGGTGTTTGAGGAGGAGCCAGgtaggaggtgggaaggagaggagggggaccTGGCCACTGTCAGCCAACGGCGGTGCTGTGGGCGGGCATTGCCCTTACTCTGCTGGTCCCGTGTGTCATTTTAGGAGGCCGGGGCCGATGCATTAAGCAGGGGGAGAACTGGTACAGTCCAACTGAGTTTGAAGCCATGGCAGGAAGAGCCAGCAGTAAAGACTGGAAGAGAAGCATTCGCTACGCGGGCAGGCCGTTGCAGTGCCTCATTCAGGTGCCCTGTGTCTTAGCAGAAAGCTTGCAGATGCAGCAGGAGTGTCTCCCCAGGCTTAGGCTGTGGGGCTTCCCTGGCCGCTGTGCCCTGTGGCGGGGCCGCCGAACGCAGTCAGGCGGTCGGGCTCTGGGTCCTGTGCCCCCTGGATGTGTGGCCCTGGGCCAGGCACCAGCCTTGTTTTGCTGGTGTTTCACACAGGAGGACAGTGATGGTATTGTCAGGAGTGCATGAGGCAACACAGGAGCTCCGGCTGGGGCATGTGCCCTCTTCAAAAGCCTAActtccctctgcctcagtttactcatcatACAAGAAGAGGGCTTCTCACTGCTCTTTGCAGTGTAGTGCCTTGGGTGTTGATCAAGAAATAATGTCCGTAGAACCTTTTCACCTCCTGGAGGGGAAGCTGTGGATCCTGCCACTGATAATGTACAGAAGTGTGGGGGAGAGGTCAGTTTCTGGAAGCGACagggtttgaactgcatgagCGGCAGAGCAGTGGCAGAACTAGTTGCCCTCCTCTAGCGTCGATGGCTCATGCGGAAGGCTGACTTTCTCACGCACCTGCGTTTCAGGACGGGATCCTAAACCCTCACGCTGCATCTTGCACCTGTGCCGCATGCTGTGACGACATGACCTTGGTGAGTCTCTGGCTCGCTCAGCAGCTCCATATGCCCACCCTCAGCTCCCTGCTCGCGTGCCCTGTCCTGTCCTCCTGCCGTGCATGCAGCTCTAGGGCTGTATGTCCCTGTGTCCCTGGCACCGCAGCCTAGCTGGGGCTTGTTATCAGTTTCTCACTCAAATTCTGCTTTTCCGACGTTGCTCTGTTGCCTCAGGTGATGCACGAGGCTGCCCGCCGGTCAAAGCACTTGAAGGGGCTTGTCTGGACAACAGAAAGCTCCTGTAGCATCACCAATCTAACCCAAAACCAGACACACACTTTCTCTTCATGGATATAAGAAGTATATGTGTGCTGTTTTATATTCTACGTTTTTAACGTTATTTCGTAAGAATACTACGTTGAAACTATTTATAAGGAGCTTTTaatatcttttgaaatatttctttatcgTAAATCcttaacaattttgaaaagaataactATTTTTCATTGACTTTAATGTATGTTGCTTTCAAAAACGTGATACTGATTTGTAACGTATGAATATCCCAGTATTCAATTTTCCTTAGCAttgaattctatttaaaaatattttcaaattttagaagcTGCTCAATgagattttctgattttattttgacTACTCATCTGGTTAATAATTAGAAGATATGAACATTTAATTGGAGAGACATCATGTTCTTGGGTGGAAAaactaaatattcttttttttttaaagattttatttatttgacagagagggaacacagcgagagagggaacacaagcagggggagtgggagagggagaagcaggcttcccgcggagcagggagcccgttgcggggctcgatcctaggaccctgggatcatgacctgagtcgaaggcagatgcttaatgactgagccacccaggcgcccccaaaactaAATATTCTTAGATTGTTTAGTTTGTGTATAGATTGAATGTGATTCTAGTGAAATCAACAATGggatatttttgtgaaaattaaatgactttaaaattcaCCTGGAGAAACTAGTAGTGAGATTCTCGGGGATCTTATAGGGAGAAAAAGAGCAGTAAGAGGGAATTTGTTCTATCTGGAAGTTTAGAGTACTTGAATTATTTGCAGTTACTCCAAAACGCTGAAATACGCGTAAGTCTAACAGAACATGTACCGAATCCGCGTACGAAAAACCTAGAAAGTGCTGTAGAGAGGGCCTGGGGAAGACCTGGGACAGATGCGCCAAGGCCGTGGGGTGGAGAACAGCGCAGAGAGCACCAGTTCTTCCCACAGTGTTCTGTAGGCTTCACGCGGTTCCTATCCAAATCCCAGCGGGGTTCTGTGGAGCTTTAAACAAGCTGactttaaaatgtatacagaaaggcaaaggaaataggACAACCAAAGCAATTTGGAGAAAACGAGTAAAATTGGAGGAGTCCCAGCACGTGCTGATTAAGCCCTGTTCCATGGCTGCCGTCATGAAGATGTACGGTGTCGGTGAAGCGAGAGGCTCCGTGTGTGCTCATGCGCAAGTTGCTGGCACTACCAGACGGCCGTGGGCCTAGAGACGCACCTTGGCCTCAACCTGGTGCTTTATATACAAATGACttaaaaatggatcacagatccAGATTTATCCAAAACATAAAACTAACATTGGTGGAAGAAAACAGGGGAGAACTTCATGGCCTAGGGTTTCTCAGACGTGAAACCAAAGGCACAGTCCATAAACTAAAACTTGGTGAATCGAACTTGCAAATTCTAACACTCTGGCTTCCACTTCAGGGACCTTAGTATGAAGAGCCCCGTGCACCTGCTCACTCCCGCTTCCCTCCAGCTCCCTGTAAAGGGagccccactccctctcccttcagCACCAGGGACCGGCATGCCCAGCCCTGGCTCTGAGTGGCAGAAACTAAATTCTGGGCAAGTGTGACCGAGAGATCGGGGCTGCCTTCCTGCACCCAACCTCTCTTAGGGCAGAGGCTCCACTCAGGAGTGGCAGGGTAGGAGTACTGTACCTCAGCGTCCTCACCCCAGCTCGCTCCTAGTGTGGAGGTCCATGCCATGGGAGGCAGACCGAGACCAGAGCTCTGCCGCTGTCCAGAGCTTTGCCACTAAAGCAGGGCTGTCGCTCAGACAGACGTGAGGACCATTCCTGCCCCTGGCTCTGGAGCAGAGCTGTATGGACGTGAGCCCTGAAGGGGAGGCTGGCAGAGCCTGAGAGCAACAGGCTAAACCAGAGAACCAGGGAAAACTGCAGCTCACAAGAGTCCTGGGATAAGAACAGACCTCAGAGGTTTGTCTCAAAAACTCCCCATAAAGGAGCCTTAATGCAGTTGGGATCAGACAGTGGAGCAGTTTATGCCTCGGGCACTGTTGGAGCAGACGCTGGAAGCAGGGCAGCATCCTCCTGTGGGACTCTGCCCAGTGAGACTCCCCCGGTGGGACTCTGCGGGGGTGCAGCCAGGTCACTAAGCCCATGAGCGGCAGCAGGAAGCCCTGCAGAGAAGGAATCAGTCTCAGTGTTGCTCGAGTATAAGACACACAGATGGAAAGTAGGAGCTGCACAGGAGAAAACGCACGGCAGACATGGCCGAGGTGTCACTTTGACAGAGGCCTCCTGGTACCGTCTGTGTTCATGGAACCCGTCAGAAGAATCCATGGACGATGTCTCAGTGGCTCAGGCGTCCACCGCAGAACACCACAGCCGGGccaggaggggcggggggtggcctTCAACCCCAGAAATTGGTTTCTCACAGGCGAGACCCCCTGGCGGCAGGCGGTGGTGCTGTGCCCTCACGCGGCAGATGGAGTGAGCACTCGGACCCCTCGAGTCAGGGCCCCCAGTGACCGCACTTACTGCAGAAACAGCCGCTGGGGATCCGGCCTCCACGTGTGCTCCgtgcagagcaggagggaggatgGCCATATTTCTGCAGGTGGAGACTCTCCATAACGAGACaggaattacaaaaaaagaaccgagaggaaattctagaactgaaaaaacaGAAGACCTAAGTGAAAAATTGAGTGGAGGGGCCCGCAGCAGTGAGCCTGCGTCGGTTCCCGGGGGTCTCATGCTCCCCGAGCATGGTGACGTCCAGCAAGATGGTCCAGCCCTTGGGGTCTGCAGCTGTCggttccccccgcccctcccagaTCTGCTCCGTGCTTGTCACCGTCCCTTCTGTGGTTGCTGGTGTTTTGAGGTTTCCCCTGTAGTTGGTGACCACAGAGCCTCCTCCTTTCTGGGGAATGTTCTCGTTTTGGGCAGGGggctcttctttctccttaactcattcccttttgctttctgtctccttgCAGTTCCTAAAAATCCTGTATGTTGATGATACTTTTTCTTGTGTTCAAACAGTGTTATTCacgtattcttttaaaaagtgtcttttcTGTCATTGTGAGGAATTTGGGGCCTGAGGAGAGGTCAGTCTTTGCAGCTTCCCGCCTTCACGAGCCTCGCTGTGCCCCTGGCACGGGAGGGAGATGAGCGGGTCGCTTTGTCAGCAGTGGAGTGCGGGGCAGCTCCGTCCTCCCCCTCACTGTGCCTCTCCCTGCAGAGCGGTCCCGTCAGGCTCTTTGTCCCCTACAAAAGGCGCAAGAAGGAGAACGAGCTGCCCACAACCCCCGTGAAGAAGGAGCCCCCCAAGAACATCACGCTGCTTCCCGCCACAGCTGCCACCGCCTGTGAGTTTGAGCGAGATGGAGCCGTGGCCCCTCCGACCTCTTGACCCCTGGGGCTTGCCTCGCTATTTGCATGGGGAACACCGTTGGGGGGGCTCCCTCGTCTCCGGAGACCCCTTTGCGGGTGCCCACGCATATTTCTAATGAAATGAACCTGGAGTGGCTCCTCCTCCAAGGGGGCGTCCATGTGGGCACCTTCCCAGTGAAGGTTCTTGGGTTTTGGTCTTCGCAGCCTCGAGCACGTGTCCGGCGTGTGAACGGCCCACACCATTGTCTCAAagatgggagggcagagggaaggtcTGTGTTTGAAGCTCAGAATGGGCAGCAGGGACTTACGGAGTGGGGCGAGGCAGTCCCGGGGACAACGCATCAGCGGTTAGCGCCTGTGCTGGGTGCCCGCCGAGGCAGCCCCGCAGTGCGGGCAGGCTGGGCAGACTCGGGCAGCCCCAGGCGACAGGAGCACAAGTGCTGCAGGCTTACGCTTTATGGTTTGTTTTCTGA from Zalophus californianus isolate mZalCal1 chromosome 11, mZalCal1.pri.v2, whole genome shotgun sequence harbors:
- the DEAF1 gene encoding deformed epidermal autoregulatory factor 1 homolog isoform X3, whose amino-acid sequence is MEDSDSAAKQLGLAEAAAVAAAAAVAAAAAAAAGGEAEEPVLSRDEDSEEDGDSEAERETRRVTAVAVMAAEPGHMDIGAEALPGPDEAAAAAAFAEVTTVTVANVGASADNVFTTSVANAASLSGHVLSGRTALQIGDSLNTEKATLIVVHTDGSIVETAGLKGPAAPLTPGPQCPPSPAAPGQERGGTKYNWDPSVYDSELPVRCRNISGTLFKSRLGSGGRGRCIKQGENWYSPTEFEAMAGRASSKDWKRSIRYAGRPLQCLIQDGILNPHAASCTCAACCDDMTLSGPVRLFVPYKRRKKENELPTTPVKKEPPKNITLLPATAATAFTVTPSGQITTSGALTFDRASTVEATAVISESPAQGDVFAGATVQEAGVQPPCRVGHPEPHYPGYQDSCQIAPFPEAALPTSHPKIVLTSLPALAVPPSTPTKAVSPTVVNGLEMSEQRSWLYLEEMVNSLLSTAQQLKTLFEQAKQASSYREAAAAQARAQAETERKEQSCVNCGREALSECTGCHKVNYCSTFCQRKNRPSPQKDALGPMNLLAFCGQLSTWSPVLCGLGIWLLGSVFPQLIRCKCCLQGKCF
- the DEAF1 gene encoding deformed epidermal autoregulatory factor 1 homolog isoform X4, translated to MEDSDSAAKQLGLAEAAAVAAAAAVAAAAAAAAGGEAEEPVLSRDEDSEEDGDSEAERETRRVTAVAVMAAEPGHMDIGAEALPGPDEAAAAAAFAEVTTVTVANVGASADNVFTTSVANAASLSGHVLSGRTALQIGDSLNTEKATLIVVHTDGSIVETAGLKGPAAPLTPGPQCPPSPAAPGQERGGTKYNWDPSVYDSELPVRCRNISGTLFKSRLGSGGRGRCIKQGENWYSPTEFEAMAGRASSKDWKRSIRYAGRPLQCLIQDGILNPHAASCTCAACCDDMTLSGPVRLFVPYKRRKKENELPTTPVKKEPPKNITLLPATAATAFTVTPSGQITTSGALTFDRASTVEATAVISESPAQGDVFAGATVQEAGVQPPCRVGHPEPHYPGYQDSCQIAPFPEAALPTSHPKIVLTSLPALAVPPSTPTKAVSPTVVNGLEMSEQRSWLYLEEMVNSLLSTAQQLKTLFEQAKQASSYREAAAAQARAQAETERKEQSCVNCGREALSECTGCHKVNYCSTFCQRKDWKDHQHLCGQSAAVTVQADEVHVTDSVMEKVTV
- the DEAF1 gene encoding deformed epidermal autoregulatory factor 1 homolog isoform X2; its protein translation is MEDSDSAAKQLGLAEAAAVAAAAAVAAAAAAAAGGEAEEPVLSRDEDSEEDGDSEAERETRRVTAVAVMAAEPGHMDIGAEALPGPDEAAAAAAFAEVTTVTVANVGASADNVFTTSVANAASLSGHVLSGRTALQIGDSLNTEKATLIVVHTDGSIVETAGLKGPAAPLTPGPQCPPSPAAPGQERGGTKYNWDPSVYDSELPVRCRNISGTLFKSRLGSGGRGRCIKQGENWYSPTEFEAMAGRASSKDWKRSIRYAGRPLQCLIQDGILNPHAASCTCAACCDDMTLSGPVRLFVPYKRRKKENELPTTPVKKEPPKNITLLPATAATAFTVTPSGQITTSGALTFDRASTVEATAVISESPAQGDVFAGATVQEAGVQPPCRVGHPEPHYPGYQDSCQIAPFPEAALPTSHPKIVVNGLEMSEQRSWLYLEEMVNSLLSTAQQLKTLFEQAKQASSYREAAAAQARAQAETERKEQSCVNCGREALSECTGCHKVNYCSTFCQRKNRPSPQKDALGPMNLLAFCGQLSTWSPVLCGLGIWLLGSVFPQLIRCKDWKDHQHLCGQSAAVTVQADEVHVTDSVMEKVTV